The nucleotide sequence CGATCCTGCTCGGCGGCGGGCGACCGTTCTTCCAGCCGCTGCCCGCGCACGTGCGCCTGCGGCTGGTCGAGGCCGTCGCGGCCCCCGGTGTCACCCACCTGCACTACGAGGTCGCGCGATGAGCCCGGTCACCGGCGGCCTCGACCCCGAGGTGCGGCGCGTGCTCGACGGCGCCCCGATCGCCCACCTCGCCACCGTCGGGCCCGACGGCTCGCCCCACACCACCCCCGTCTACATCGGTACGCACGGCGACCGCGTCGTCTTCTTCACCGGCCCGGAAACACGCAAGGCCCGCAACCTGCGCCACGACCCGCGGGTGGCGCTGTCCGTGGCGCCGGCCGACAACCCGTTCGCGCCGCTCGTCGTCCGCGGCCGCGTCGTCGAATGGGTCGAGGGCGACGC is from Micromonospora terminaliae and encodes:
- a CDS encoding PPOX class F420-dependent oxidoreductase — encoded protein: MSPVTGGLDPEVRRVLDGAPIAHLATVGPDGSPHTTPVYIGTHGDRVVFFTGPETRKARNLRHDPRVALSVAPADNPFAPLVVRGRVVEWVEGDAAWQLIDRLVAKYTDQPYPRGQERVVAVIAADHQTIGVG